The genomic DNA GTCCACGGTACAAAGGATCCCTTTCTATATCGGCTGAACCTTCTACATCCAAACTGATTGGATATGATGATGAGGGCGACGAAATGGTGGCTCGACAAATGAGTTCGCGTCTAAGTCAACGTCTCGGCATTGCCATCTTTGTGTCCTGCAGCTTTACTGGCGCTCCTGCTATGGCAACAGATGGCGTTGACCAGAGCATAGTGCAACATCGAGCAGCGGCCTTTGCGGAAAGAGAGGTATATCGGATCCTTAACAAAAAACTAAATTCTGTGTAAGAATAGGACTAAACAGACAAAGTCGTGTACATGCCATTACTTTGTTTAATGCCAAATAACCCGACTGCGGTTTCAATTCTTACGGACAATCGTCGACGATACGATCAGGAATATACACGGTCATGCCGTCCATTTCCTTAACTAACTTTACTGCGGAAGCCAAACGGCTGCCCTCATAAATTTCGTCAAAGCTCCAGTGATCATCTAGCATCTGCTCTTCCACCGGCGTCATGCGCTGGGCCTTGTCCGAGCCTTTGCCAACCAGAACGACGTGATCGTAGCCCGAAGTGGTGCCCTCGCCAAACGTCGGCTCGAACCAGGTCTCCGTACGCGCTTCCTCCGGTGCCGAACCACCACTTGCAGGGCCAATGTCGATATCGTACATATCGCAGACTTCGTACAGAGTTCGGCCTACACACAATGGAACAAGAGAATATGTGAGTACAGCAATCAGAATTTGTGGAGAATAAGTATCTTCCATCCTTTTCTACTGTTTTTCTTACCAATAACACCTTTTATTTTCCGCCGGGCGCCGCTCGGATCAACGAGAGTCAGATCTATCAAAAGATCCCTTACGGAAGGGACTGTCGCTGGAGCGCTCGTTACTGGAACGTTCGAACTAAACATCAACCGTCCCGTCAGTTGCGGAGTAAACACTTTTTTGGCGAATATTCGAATCATTTTTTGAGACCTAGGTCGGTCCTGGACTTGGAGTGAACACTTTAAGCGCACAGATACAACCGACACAGTATCGACGGATCCAAAGGGTCCGTATCGGATATTGTCGTGCTGTGGTAAGAGGGATGTTGCGCAGATACTTCGGGATTTCCCCCCGTGTCCTGCGCTTGTTGCAGCGTCAACTTTCGCAGCGGCAGTCCGTTCACGACATAGTCGCGACATGACCACGTTATTCCGGTGTGACGTcgacttcacagtcagtctgCCCGTCGGTTAGATCAGGAGACACATAATCTTTCGACGGCAAGACGTAACTGAAATTCACAGGCATCGATACCAAATGTGTAGCTCAGTCAAgcagctgactgtgagagcaCTCTACCCCTCAATGGTTTTGTGCTTCCCCCGTAGGGAAAGATAAAACTGTTGCTTATTAACAAAATTAGAA from Phaeodactylum tricornutum CCAP 1055/1 chromosome 22, whole genome shotgun sequence includes the following:
- a CDS encoding predicted protein, coding for MSRLCRERTAAAKVDAATSAGHGGKSRSICATSLLPQHDNIRYGPFGSVDTVSVVSVRLKCSLQVQDRPRSQKMIRIFAKKVFTPQLTGRLMFSSNVPVTSAPATVPSVRDLLIDLTLVDPSGARRKIKGVIGRTLYEVCDMYDIDIGPASGGSAPEEARTETWFEPTFGEGTTSGYDHVVLVGKGSDKAQRMTPVEEQMLDDHWSFDEIYEGSRLASAVKLVKEMDGMTVYIPDRIVDDCP